In one window of Ostrinia nubilalis chromosome 19, ilOstNubi1.1, whole genome shotgun sequence DNA:
- the LOC135081240 gene encoding charged multivesicular body protein 2a: MEWLFGHRMTPDEMLRKNQRALNKAMRDLDRERLKMEQQEKKVIADIKKLAKEGQMDAVKIMAKDLVRTRRYVRKFMLMKANIQAVSLKIQTLKSQNTMAQAMRGVTRAMATMNRQLNMPQIQKILQEFEKQSEIMDMKEEMMNDSIDEAMEADDDESESDAVVGQILDELGLQLNDQLSGLPQATGSLSVAAKTPQAAGVAAGAGAGGGGAVSDADAELQARLDNLRRE; this comes from the exons ATGGAGTGGCTGTTCGGGCACCGCATGACGCCGGACGAGATGCTGCGCAAGAACCAGCGCGCGCTCAACAAGGCCATGCGCGACCTGGACCGCGAGCGCCTCAAGATGGAGCAGCAGGAGAAGAAGGTCATCGCCGACATCAAGAAGCTCGCCAAGGAGGGCCAGATG GACGCCGTGAAGATAATGGCGAAGGACCTGGTGCGCACGCGGCGCTACGTGCGCAAGTTCATGCTCATGAAGGCCAACATCCAGGCCGTGTCGCTCAAGATCCAGACGCTCAAGTCGCAGAACACCATGGCGCAGGCCATGCGCGGCGTCACGCGCGCCATGGCCACCATGAACCGCCAGCTCAACATGCCGCAGATACAGAAGATACTGCAG GAGTTTGAGAAGCAGTCAGAAATAATGGACATGAAAGAAGAGATGATGAACGACTCCATCGACGAGGCCATGGAGGCCGACGACGACGAGTCGGAAAG CGACGCGGTGGTGGGGCAGATCCTGGACGAGCTGGGGCTGCAGCTCAACGACCAGCTGTCGGGGCTGCCGCAGGCCACCGGCTCGCTGTCGGTCGCGG CGAAGACCCCGCAGGCGGCGGGcgtggcggcgggcgcgggcgcgggcggcgggggCGCGGTGTCCGACGCCGACGCCGAGCTGCAGGCGCGCCTCGACAACCTGCGCCGCGAGTAG
- the LOC135081004 gene encoding replication factor C subunit 2 codes for MSDDDVTIMEVDEVVPKPSKSTAKPAKSTAHLPWIEKYRPQVFTDIVGNEDTVSRLAVFARTGNAPNIIIAGPPGVGKTTTILCLARALLGASFKDAVLELNASNDRGIDVVRNKIKMFAQQKVTLPAGRHKIVILDEADSMTEGAQQALRRTMELYSSTTRFALAANNSEKIIEPIQSRCAVLRYSRLTDAQILAKVIEVCEKEQLSYTEEGVSAVVFTAQGDLRAALNNLQATAHGAGHVSPDHVFRVCDEPHPLLVRTMLDHCVAQDIHAAYKIIAKLCKLGYATEDIVSNIFRVCKTLEAGEDTRLALVREIGLTHMRVADGLASPLQLAGLLARMCRAAGTPAAGAGW; via the exons atgagTGACGATGATGTTACGATCATGGAAGTAGATGAGGTTGTACCGAAACCCTCTAAATCCACAGCCAAGCCTGCTAAATCAACAGCGCACTTACCTTGGATCGAAAAGTACCGCCCCCAAGTATTCACTGATATTGTGGGGAATGAAGATACAGTGTCGCGGTTGGCGGTGTTCGCGCGCACCGGCAACGCGCCCAACATCATCATCGCCGGGCCGCCGGGCGTAGGCAAGACCACCACCATCCTGTGCCTGGCGCGCGCGTTGCTGGGCGCTTCATTCAAGGACGCCGTCTTGGAGCTGAACGCTTCCAACGACCGTGGCATAGATGTAGTCCGAAACAAGATCAAGATGTTTGCTCAACAGAAG GTGACCCTGCCTGCTGGGCGCCACAAGATTGTGATCCTGGACGAAGCAGATAGCATGACAGAGGGCGCTCAGCAGGCTCTGCGGCGCACAATGGAGCTTTACTCCAGCACTACTCGGTTTGCGCTGGCCGCCAACAACAGCGAGAAGATTATCGAGCCCATCCAGTCCCGCTGTGCTGTGCTGCGCTACTCCAGGCTGACTGATGCTCAGATACTTGCCAAA GTCATAGAAGTGTGCGAGAAGGAGCAGCTGTCGTACACGGAGGAAGGCGTGAGCGCGGTGGTGTTCACGGCGCAGGGCGACCTGCGCGCCGCGCTCAACAACCTGCAGGCCACCGCGCACGGCGCCGGCCACGTCAGCCCCGACCACGTGTTCCGCGTCTGCGACGAGCCGCACCCGCTGCTCGTGCGCACCATGCTCGACCACTGCGTCGCGCAGGACATACACGCCGCTTACAAG ATAATCGCGAAGCTGTGCAAGCTGGGCTACGCGACGGAGGACATCGTGAGCAACATCTTCCGCGTGTGCAAGACGCTGGAGGCGGGCGAGGACACGCGGCTGGCGCTCGTCCGCGAGATCGGGCTCACACACATGCGCGTGGCGGACGGGCTGGCGTCGCCGCTGCAGCTGGCCGGGCTGCTGGCGCGCATGTGCCGCGCCGCCGGCACGCCCGCCGCCGGTGCCGGCTGGTAA
- the LOC135081005 gene encoding glucosamine-6-phosphate isomerase isoform X2, with product MRLIILDDADVVAEWAARFVLQRVTQFAPGPGRHFVLGLPTGGTPLGMYRKLIQFHREGKISFKHVTTFNMDEYVGLPRDHPESYHYYMWNEFFRHVDIEPANAHVLDGNAPDLVAECQRFEDLIQQAGGVHLFIGGIGPDGHIAFNEPGSSLVSRTRVKTLAYDTLEANKRFFGNDISKVPRQALTVGVGTVMDAKEVMILITGVHKSLALAKAVEEGVNHMWTVSAFQQHAQTLFVCDEAATLELRVKTVKYFKSLMVEHNKLLEITR from the exons ATGCGGCTGATCATCCTGGACGACGCGGACGTGGTGGCGGAGTGGGCGGCGCGCTTCGTGCTGCAGCGCGTGACGCAGTTCGCGCCAGGGCCCGGCCGCCACTTCGTGCTGGGGCTGCCCACGGGCGGCACGCCGCTCGGCATGTACCGCAAGCTCATCCAGTTCCACCGCGAGGGCAAGATCTCCTTCAAGCACGTCACCACCTTCAACATGGACGAGTATGTCG GTCTCCCGCGCGACCACCCCGAGTCGTACCACTACTACATGTGGAACGAGTTCTTCCGGCACGTGGACATCGAGCCGGCCAACGCGCACGTGCTGGACGGCAACGCGCCCGACCTCGTGGCCGAGTGCCAGCGCTTCGAGGACCTCATCCAGCAGGCCGGCGGCGTGCACCTCTTCATCGGGG GCATCGGGCCCGACGGGCACATCGCGTTCAACGAGCCGGGCTCGTCGCTGGTGTCGCGCACGCGCGTCAAGACGCTGGCCTACGACACGCTGGAAGCCAACAAGCGCTTCTTCGGCAACGACATCTCCAAGGTGCCGCGCCAGGCGCTCACCGTCGGCGTCGGCACCGTCATGGACGCTAAAGAG GTGATGATCCTGATCACGGGCGTGCACAAGTCGCTGGCGCTGGCCAAGGCGGTGGAGGAGGGCGTGAACCACATGTGGACGGTGTCGGCCTTCCAGCAGCACGCGCAGACGCTGTTCGTGTGCGACGAGGCCGCCACGCTCGAGCTGCGCGTCAAGACCGTCAAGTACTTCAAG AGTCTCATGGTGGAGCACAACAAATTGTTAGAGATCACACGGTGA
- the LOC135081005 gene encoding glucosamine-6-phosphate isomerase isoform X1: MRLIILDDADVVAEWAARFVLQRVTQFAPGPGRHFVLGLPTGGTPLGMYRKLIQFHREGKISFKHVTTFNMDEYVGLPRDHPESYHYYMWNEFFRHVDIEPANAHVLDGNAPDLVAECQRFEDLIQQAGGVHLFIGGIGPDGHIAFNEPGSSLVSRTRVKTLAYDTLEANKRFFGNDISKVPRQALTVGVGTVMDAKEVMILITGVHKSLALAKAVEEGVNHMWTVSAFQQHAQTLFVCDEAATLELRVKTVKYFKALSEEHQKMIEGKPVDEQRVIH; the protein is encoded by the exons ATGCGGCTGATCATCCTGGACGACGCGGACGTGGTGGCGGAGTGGGCGGCGCGCTTCGTGCTGCAGCGCGTGACGCAGTTCGCGCCAGGGCCCGGCCGCCACTTCGTGCTGGGGCTGCCCACGGGCGGCACGCCGCTCGGCATGTACCGCAAGCTCATCCAGTTCCACCGCGAGGGCAAGATCTCCTTCAAGCACGTCACCACCTTCAACATGGACGAGTATGTCG GTCTCCCGCGCGACCACCCCGAGTCGTACCACTACTACATGTGGAACGAGTTCTTCCGGCACGTGGACATCGAGCCGGCCAACGCGCACGTGCTGGACGGCAACGCGCCCGACCTCGTGGCCGAGTGCCAGCGCTTCGAGGACCTCATCCAGCAGGCCGGCGGCGTGCACCTCTTCATCGGGG GCATCGGGCCCGACGGGCACATCGCGTTCAACGAGCCGGGCTCGTCGCTGGTGTCGCGCACGCGCGTCAAGACGCTGGCCTACGACACGCTGGAAGCCAACAAGCGCTTCTTCGGCAACGACATCTCCAAGGTGCCGCGCCAGGCGCTCACCGTCGGCGTCGGCACCGTCATGGACGCTAAAGAG GTGATGATCCTGATCACGGGCGTGCACAAGTCGCTGGCGCTGGCCAAGGCGGTGGAGGAGGGCGTGAACCACATGTGGACGGTGTCGGCCTTCCAGCAGCACGCGCAGACGCTGTTCGTGTGCGACGAGGCCGCCACGCTCGAGCTGCGCGTCAAGACCGTCAAGTACTTCAAG GCGCTGAGCGAGGAGCACCAGAAGATGATCGAGGGCAAGCCCGTGGACGAGCAGCGCGTCATACACTGA
- the LOC135081236 gene encoding uncharacterized protein LOC135081236: PAGPPPPPAASASTAPADDCFLKPDPPERNPAPKKLNKRKSRTPVKCDAGGSAATEEAAEPAGLDAPDRAPTPSGRRPLPIKSPDTIVDGENLTRDPSPEGDGNDSSLRSVDAPERDPAVSEENSHPIKSDATPIKREPPADEPVAGSSANVPAPSASAEARKLTRAPAAPAPRTLRSATRRAATSVTYLYEVPVETVAPGDFEKHIPAQKRARNSRSNARLAGPLEPPARNAPALASENNEAAPEPPPSRNLRSTTLSRSAPRPIEVEVPKLDPPKRKRGRPKLQKTIDAERDRERKRRIRAEASALRRLLIESQKRMKQNSRKKNARKSRDLEVDFPAAASQSTVKNMSDSVESKQSEPLDLSKRINNNGSELLKILTDPQIHSNKRKQHLLLQKRIKQEMIDEHYEKTASNEANKSISWHIPDVSLPSIKQEFATPRTQQSTIKKESEHPIIPSDFDKENVTTDQVEVHQQLMTSKVINQQLHEIHVPNAVKNLQELPHPYDTITQKQYHNGKQIKQELVDQQIEKSTTIDAQIQSSWHFPENNEHGVAIERFGTPSIDHEYVTLQTAPQTQQHSIKQEPSEYPNIPIEIDEVTEITNRVEVHRQLVNGEEIHTQLQEIHVQNTIKDATITQKQQLQEKPIKQEMIDQQFKKSITVDAQKRTSCHLPEENKYHVNIEQRLIKQEQPEYPDIPIEFDEIMTDQLEGHKQSTNREPIHSQSQEVHVPKTIKSNREIFLEIQHTHDSLTQMQQLHEKQTKQVTKEQLFEKYAIDAHKSGSWHRPQEKEYHVNVEHLKAPSIPQEDLTQQAAPQMQQHSIKQEQPDLPTIPIEFDEVNEMTDQLELRQRSIKQEITHPQCHVQNADKEELVINLESQNTHSHYITQKRLLQEFQQIKQKLIDPQSEKPATGNTHKSNSWHLTEEINHQKDFEHFKAPSARHENVTRHTTPQIQPYSMKQESSVPQIIPIEFDEVKDVTDQLEVGHQGHQSIDRNMYQESNKINLQKRKASQTNEDI, encoded by the exons CCCGcgggcccgccgccgccgcccgccgcgtcCGCGTCCACCGCCCCCGCCGACGACTGCTTCCTGAAACCCGACCCCCCCGAGAGAAACCCCGCCCCGAAAAAACTTAACAAGAGAAAGTCGAGGACGCCCGTCAAATGCGACGCCGGGGGCTCGGCCGCGACGGAGGAGGCCGCCGAGCCGGCCGGGCTCGACGCGCCCGACCGAGCCCCGACGCCCTCTGGGCGGAGGCCGCTTCCGATAAAATCGCCCGACACCATCGTCGATGGCGAAAATTTAACGCGGGACCCGAGCCCCGAGGGAGACGGAAACGATTCGAGCCTGCGGAGCGTCGACGCACCCGAACGAGACCCTGCGGTGTCCGAAGAAAATTCGCACCCGATTAAATCGGACGCGACGCCTATAAAACGCGAACCTCCAGCGGACGAGCCCGTCGCGGGGAGCTCCGCAAATGTGCCCGCTCCGAGTGCGAGTGCCGAAGCCAGAAAACTAACGCgagcgcccgccgcgcccgcgccccgcaCCCTCCGCTCGGCcacgcgccgcgccgccacgAGCGTGACGTATCTGTACGAGGTGCCCGTTGAGACCGTCGCACCGGGTGACTTTGAAAAACATATTCCTGCCCAGAAACGGGCCCGAAATTCGCGATCGAATGCGCGCCTGGCCGGTCCGCTCGAACCGCCCGCTCGAAACGCACCCGCGCTTGCATCGGAAAATAACGAAGCCGCCCCGGAACCGCCCCCGAGCCGTAATTTACGGTCGACGACTCTGTCGAGGTCGGCCCCCCGGCCGATCGAAGTCGAAGTGCCGAAACTCGACCCGCCGAAGCGAAAGAGAGGTAGACCCAAGTTACAAAAAACTATCGATGCCGAAAGGGACAGGGAACGCAAGCGACGTATCAGAGCTGAAGCCAGCGCCTTGAGGCGATTGCTTATTGAAAGTCAAAAACGAATGAAACAGAATTCACGAAAGAAGAACGCTCGAAAGTCCCGTGACTTAGAGGTTGACTTTCCTGCTGCTGCGTCCCAATCGACGGTCAAAAACATGTCAGATTCCGTTGAATCGAAACAGTCGGAACCGCTCGACTTGTCAAAACGgataaataataatggcagtgaattattaaaaatacttactgaTCCGCAAATTCATTCAAACAAACGAAAACAACATTTACTACTACAGAAACGAATTAAGCAAGAAATGATAGATGAGCACTATGAAAAAACTGCCTCAAATGAAGCAAATAAATCTATAAGTTGGCATATCCCAGATGTGTCATTACCATCAATCAAGCAAGAATTTGCAACACCCCGCACGCAACAAAGCACGATCAAGAAAGAATCTGAACATCCGATTATACCAAGTGACTTTGACAAGGAAAACGTCACGACTGATCAAGTTGAAGTACACCAACAGTTGATGACAAGTAAAGTTATCAATCAACAATTGCATGAGATTCATGTTCCTAATGCCGTCAAAAATTTACAAGAATTACCACACCCTTACGACACTATCACACAAAAGCAATATCATAATGGGAAGCAAATTAAGCAAGAGTTGGTAGATCAGCAAATTGAAAAGTCTACTACAATAGATGCACAAATACAATCCAGTTGGCATTTCCCGGAAAATAATGAACACGGAGTGGCCATTGAGCGTTTTGGAACGCCATCGATCGATCACGAATATGTAACTCTACAAACGGCACCCCAAACGCAACAACACTCGATCAAGCAAGAGCCATCTGAATACCCAAATATACCAATTGAAATTGACGAGGTAACGGAAATAACTAATCGAGTAGAAGTACATCGGCAGTTGGTCAATGGTGAAGAGATCCATACGCAGTTGCAAGAGATTCATGTGCAGAATACCATCAAAGATGCTACTATCACACAAAAACAGCAGCTTCAAGAGAAACCAATTAAACAAGAGATGATAGatcaacaatttaaaaaatctattacAGTGGATGCACAAAAACGTACCAGCTGCCATCTACCGGAAGAAAACAAATACCATGTGAATATTGAACAACGCTTGATCAAGCAAGAGCAACCTGAATACCCAGATATTCCAATTGAGTTTGATGAGATAATGACTGATCAATTAGAAGGACATAAGCAGTCTACCAATCGTGAACCTATCCATTCACAATCGCAAGAGGTTCATGTGCCAAAAACCATCAAATCGAACCGTGAAATATTTCTTGAAATTCAACATACTCATGACTCTTTAACACAAATGCAACAGCTTCATGAAAAGCAAACTAAGCAAGTGACGAAGGAGcagctatttgaaaaatatgctATAGATGCACACAAGTCTGGCAGTTGGCATCGTCCTCAAGAAAAAGAATACCATGTGAATGTTGAACACTTGAAGGCGCCGTCTATTCCGCAGGAGGATCTGACTCAACAGGCAGCTCCCCAAATGCAACAACACTCGATTAAGCAAGAGCAACCTGATCTTCCGACTATTCCAATTGAGTTTGATGAAGTAAATGAAATGACAGATCAGTTAGAACTACGTCAACGGTCAATCAAACAGGAAATAACTCATCCTCAATGCCATGTACAGAATGCCGATAAAGAAGAACTGGTGATAAATCTAGAATCACAAAATACTCATTCCCATTATATCACACAAAAACGACTGCTTCAAGAGTTTCAGCAAATTAAGCAAAAGTTGATCGATCCGCAATCAGAAAAACCTGCTACTGGAAATACACATAAATCTAATAGTTGGCATCTTACAGAAGAAATAAACCACCAAAAGGACTTTGAACATTTCAAGGCGCCATCTGCCCGACACGAAAATGTAACTCGACACACAACGCCCCAAATACAACCATACTCAATGAAGCAAGAATCAAGCGTACCTCAAATTATACCGATTGAGTTTGATGAGGTAAAGGATGTGACTGATCAATTGGAAGTTGGTCATCAGGGTCATCAGTCGATCGATCGCAAT ATGTATCAGGAGTCCAACAAGATAAATCTTCAGAAACGCAAAGCCTCGCAAACCAACGAAGATATTTAA